In a single window of the Drosophila albomicans strain 15112-1751.03 chromosome 3, ASM965048v2, whole genome shotgun sequence genome:
- the LOC117570725 gene encoding polycomb protein Asx isoform X1, with protein MKTITPDTSTSAAPQEQQQQQQMPTQGATIPQQRQHIIPVIMEATAHVNLVDDDDEKDPLALDSAAHQTLPLETPQQQQHQQQQSAMNSTSPNKHTHSLRRHLPRIIMKSMPPEKKAAGNNEDALHNNAALPPTTAVTLTAATAQLAPSPAINAATTSTSASSSSTTSAPPVRGISSRRIQQQQQAKAAAAAAAAAAAATAAAAAAAAASTASPSSKAVTQASTMREVLASIPGFSVKPRRRSNKKLTTAAQIEQFKDGKIDLETPDSILASTNLRALLNKQTFSLLPPLYQHNLIQLLPSVDREASEVVQPPLQQPDEPSTSSGSGSGSVSSHEAIRLSASCLNNEFFARACLEWRERLSEGEFTPENQIKLKTEAEREKNKVDPWKLKHFEPYWGEKNAKRAPNSNPPTCKLKLEPSKQKLETTAADAAVVVTPPPPPSSTQTPTAPPPQPQQQQQEQQLQQATCDNETELKFNISTKCESTTTTTTTSTISIASENTATTGSSEATIATAETTVATINATTETLNKSSNNIISSSSNSSSSNALTEQHRRVLKRPSSSPSRRKRSDLSTIVSELPTTSKESKLIKREVVEMIVPNTTNIDEHATDELDAKLAVTINDQQPLINSTCAKNKATNTETLTTPTPTTASASIPATTSISTSTAVAATLNIIPTTIPVTTSHFAGYSPDVELVEDTKATPNVALPTATTASTSTTTRNHDFVFADTIDHAYFHDHQATISHNFYSSSSSSNSTATIIKLDDPCDKQIEDSPTMPMTMASNSLSTTTSSSSLASSNCTSSSISSSLSSSCSSSNSSTTAATTTTLAAPISLATAAETTLADMQAMLSSVATLQQQQEQQQQSTPAVELNSSEMFQHVQHDWNFGGIKLMTSAPLNSDASTIDELHGAEQHLNDEAIHMMDVVNEAEDDDIVECHNLLDNNVTEAVAEEVDEDDDNVDEDDDIVECIDAEPQDQDEVMSAMVDHVIEDSEGDTVRDIVDKLQQHHQQQQEQQQQQQHQLHSQIQDVVQLAQHSFIPQAHNVDYSNEITHELLCDAVPMSAAEMEVSSTVITNSSNSNDSSNNLSLCSSSSSSIAINQLPQQATAPAAAPPQQQQQQQRQILVDSNGQIIGNFLLQQQQQQQRQQQQLQQQQLLQQFTLQAAAQQHQQQQQQQQQQQHQQVQQQQATSSNALHKTHQTLPITLRKPFEINSNGAQQFLAPNLLAQQQQQQQLEQQQQAQQKQQQLQQFALQQAQLHQRQLLAQVANNNLLQQQQLQQQQQQQQQSYQQQPQQSVVPPKFIAKPLNIISMTRPANASPNTAATPAVVATPTAANNQQIPSSYANVVTAVQQQPATAQQQQQLNHNSNLQQQQQQSVQIPVSAVNNVLTMKAMPPSGVPTTIAQQRLQPKMPTGKGRKATTNRLPPGAVNLERSYQICQAVIQNSPNRENLKAQLRPPAAILSQQQATTTVSSTSSNTPLNVSTVAATPMSNLSTVSSNVIATAAAAAAPQNLKQEELLGGAATVAAAPALPSGMPPNVMGVGRPGVYKVIGPRMGGFPRKKYVQRKPSPTTVIRHMMTAAPGATSNAAQQLQLATGQQVAQQAPPTTPEQLLHQNGTGQYVLVHRANVGAADNQAPRASSAPPMHQNQFVTVQNPLHNLNGLTMGGRGRPASVDNNTAGNGAPVIANNDALHHHELHPQQLQQQQLGNVSAAANIVRRNVAAGTNITYIDAGNNSTSAPATTLIEAGNNFMVTTSTTSTTAAGSIAGNQVQIQQTTQQQQHPLLQMQQSGENTPPGNEATTNNSCACALNAMVICQQCGAFCHDDCINAAKLCVACVIR; from the exons atgaaaaccaTAACGCCGGATACATCCACATCAGCAGCGCcacaagaacagcagcagcaacaacaaatgcccACTCAAGGCGCCACCATTccacaacagcgacagcataTTATACCTGTGATTATGGAAGCAACGGCGCACGTGAATCTCGtagacgatgacgatgaaaAGGATCCATTAGCTTTGGACAGCGCAGCGCATCAAACGCTGCCATTAGAGAcgccccagcagcagcaacatcaacagcagcagtccgCGATGAATTCAACGTCACCcaacaagcacacacatagtCTGAG GCGCCACCTGCCACGCATCATAATGAAATCCATGCCACCTGAGAAAAAGGCAGCAGGCAATAACGAAGATGCATTGCATAACAACGCTGCGTTaccgccaacaacagcagtaacgttaactgcagcaacagcgcaACTGGCGCCATCACCTGCCATCAACGCTGCCACTACATCCACCTCCGCCTCGTCCTCATCCACGACATCTGCACCACCTGTGCGTGGCATCAGCAGTCGTCGcatccaacagcagcagcaagctaAAGCGgctgcagcggcggcggcagcagcagcagcggcaacagcagccgcagcagcggcagcagcagcatcaacagcttCACCGAGTTCTAAGGCTGTTACCCAAGCGTCGACAATGCGTGAGGTACTGGCCTCGATACCGGGATTCAGTGTTAAGCCGCGTCGTCGCAGCAACAAGAAGCTTACAACTGCGGCGCAAATTGAGCAGTTTAAGGATGGCAAAATCGATTTGGAAACGCCAGACTCCATATTGGCATCCACAAACCTGCGCGCGTTGCTAAATAAGCAAACATTCTCATTATTGCCGCCACTGTACCAGCACAATCTTATTCAACTGTTGCCGAGCGTGGATCGCGAAGCCAGCGAGGTTGTGCAGCCACCGCTTCAGCAGCCGGACGAGCCGAGTACAAGCAGTGGGAGTGGCAGTGGTAGTGTCAGCTCCCATGAAGCCATACGATTAAGCGCCTCCTGCCTAAATAACGAGTTCTTTGCACGCGCCTGCTTAGAGTGGCGAGAACGTCTTAGCGAAGGCGAATTCACGCCAGAGAATCAAATAAAGCTGAAAACGGAAGCGGAACGGGAAAAGAACAAAGTCGATCCCTGGAAATTGAAGCACTTTGAGCCCTATTGGGGTGAGAAAAATGCGAAACGTGCACCGAATTCCAACCCGCCCACCTGTAAGCTTAAGCTCGAGCCCTCAAAGCAGAAGCTGgagacaacagcagctgatgcAGCTGTAGTAGTAacgccaccaccaccaccatcatcaACACAAACACCAACAGCACCACCtccacagccacaacagcagcagcaagaacaacaactacaacaagcaACATGTGATAATGAGactgaattgaaatttaatatt AGCACAAAGTGCGAATCCACAACCACGACAaccacaacatcaacaatatcCATAGCCAGTGAGAATACTGCAACTACTGGCAGTAGCgaagcaacaatagcaacagcagaaacaacagTGGCAACTATTaatgcaacaacagaaacattaaataaaagtagcaacaacatcattagcagcagtagcaacagcagcagcagcaacgcttTAACGGAGCAACATCGGCGCGTTCTGAAACGCCCGTCGAGCAGTCCATCACGACGCAAACGCAGCGATCTATCGACAATCGTCAGTGAGTTGCCAACAACGTCAAAAGAAAGCAAGCTAATAAAACGAGAGGTTGTGGAGATGATTGTTCctaatacaacaaatattgatGAGCATGCGACCGACGAGTTGGATGCAAAATTAGCAGTAACAATAAACGACCAGCAGCCACTTATAAACAGTACCTGTGCTAAAAACAAGGCAACAAATACGGAGACATTAACAacgccaacaccaacaacagcatctGCATCAataccagcaacaacatcaatatccacatcaacagcagtagcagcaacattAAACATTATACCTACAACAATTCCTGTGACTACCAGTCACTTTGCAGGCTACTCGCCGGATGTGGAACTTGTTGAAG ACACCAAAGCAACGCCTAATGTGGCGctaccaacagcaacaactgcgtCGACATCGACAACCACAAGAAACCATGACTTTGTATTTGCAGATACAATCGATCACG CTTACTTCCACGATCATCAAGCAACCATTAGCCACAATTTCTattcctcatcatcatcatcaaatt cgacagcaacaatcaTTAAACTGGACGATCCTTGTGATAAGCAGATTGAGGATTCACCAACAATGCCCATGACAATGGCCAGTAATTCGCTATCGACAACAACGTCATCGAGTTCGTTGGCGTCCAGCAATTGCACATCGTCATCGATATCATCTTCGTTATCATCGTCCTGTTCCAGCAGCAACTCCTCGACAACGGCTGCCACAACAACGACTTTGGCAGCCCCAATATCGCTAGCAACAGCTGCTGAAACAACGCTTGCTGATATGCAAGCAATGCTCAGCTCAGTGGCCACacttcaacagcaacaggagcaacagcaacaatcaaCGCCCGCCGTGGAATTAAATTCTAGTGAAATGTTTCAGCATGTTCAGCACGATTGGAACTTTGGTGGCATTAAATTGATGACATCGGCGCCATTAAATAGTGACGCATCAACAATCGACGAATTGCATGGAGCAGAGCAACATTTAAATGACGAGGCTATCCACATGATGGATGTGGTAAATGAAGCAGAGGATGATGACATTGTGGAATGTCACAATCTGCTGGACAATAATGTCACCGAGGCAGTGGCCGAAGAGGTTGACGAAGACGATGATAATGTCGATGAGGATGACGATATTGTTGAATGCATTGACGCTGAGCCACAAGACCAGGATGAAGTGATGAGTGCAATGGTTGATCACGTTATCGAGGACAGCGAGGGCGACACTGTGCGTGATATTGTTGACAAATtacagcagcatcatcaacagcagcaggaacaacagcagcagcaacaacatcaattgCATTCGCAAATTCAGGATGTGGTGCAATTAGCGCAACATTCGTTTATACCACAAGCTCATAACGTCGACTATTCAAATGAG ATTACGCACGAACTGCTGTGTGATGCAGTGCCCATGTCGGCAGCCGAAATGGAAGTATCCAGCACGGTTATTACgaacagcagtaacagcaacgacagcagcaataatTTGAGTTTAtgcagcagtagcagtagTAGTATTGCGATTAATCAGCTACCGCAACAAGCAACTGCACCTGCTGCAGCGCcccctcagcagcagcaacagcagcagcgtcagaTTCTGGTTGATTCCAATGGTCAGATTATTGGGAATTTCcttttgcaacaacaacagcagcaacagcgccagcagcagcaactgcagcagcagcaattatTACAACAGTTCACCTTGCAAGCAGCTGCacaacagcaccaacagcagcaacaacagcagcagcaacaacaacatcaacaggtgcaacagcagcaagccaCTAGCAGCAATGCGTTACATAAAACACATCAAACGTTGCCCATAACGTTGCGCAAGCCTTTTGAGATTAACAGCAATGGGGCTCAGCAGTTTTTGGCACCTAATCTTCtcgcacagcagcagcaacaacagcaactcgaacagcaacagcaagcacagcaaaagcagcaacaactacaacaatttgCTTTGCAACAGGCTCAATTGCATCAAAGACAATTGCTAGCGCAGGTAGCTAACAACAAtctgctgcaacaacagcaactgcagcaacaacaacagcagcagcaacaaagctATCAACAACAGCCGCAACAAAGCGTTGTGCCGCCCAAGTTCATAGCTAAGCCCCTGAACATTATATCGATGACACGACCAGCCAATGCATCGCCCAACACCGCTGCAACGCCTGCTGTTGtcgcaacaccaacagcagcaaataacCAACAGATTCCGTCCAGCTATGCCAATGTTGTTACGGCAGttcagcagcaaccagcaacagctcaacagcagcagcagcttaatCACAACAGTaatttgcaacagcaacaacagcagtctGTGCAGATACCCGTCTCAGCAGTTAACAATGTGCTGACAATGAAAGCAATGCCGCCATCAGGTGTACCGACAACTATAGCCCAGCAACGATTGCAGCCTAAAATGCCCACGGGCAAGGGACGCAAGGCGACCACCAATAGATTGCCACCGGGTGCTGTTAATCTAGAGCGAAGCTATCAAATATGTCAGGCTGTAATACAGAACAGTCCAAATCGCGAGAACCTCAAAGCCCAACTGCGTCCGCCGGCAGCTATTCTCAgccagcagcaggcaacaacaactgtcagCAGCACTAGCAGCAATACGCCATTGAATGTATCtactgtggctgccacaccGATGAGCAATCTCAGCACGGTTAGCAGCAATGTGatagcaacagctgctgccgccgcagcCCCACAGAATTTGAAGCAGGAGGAACTGCTTGGCGGGGCGGCCACCGTTGCTGCAGCGCCAGCCCTGCCCTCCGGTATGCCACCTAATGTAATGGGTGTGGGGAGACCAGGTGTCTACAAg GTAATCGGACCTCGCATGGGAGGCTTTCCGCGTAAGAAGTATGTGCAGAGAAAGCCATCACCCACAACAGTTATACGACATATGATGACAGCGGCGCCTGGTGCCACCAGCAATGCtgcacagcagctgcagttggcAACTGGGCAACAGGTGGCACAGCAGGCGCCGCCAACGACACCGGAACAGCTCCTGCATCAGAATGGAACTGGGCAGTACGTGTTGGTTCATCGCGCCAATGTGGGTGCAGCTGACAATCAAGCGCCACGTGCTTCGAGCGCCCCACCTATGCATCAAAATCAG TTTGTCACCGTGCAGAATCCGTTGCACAATCTGAACGGATTAACAATGGGCGGACGCGGGCGTCCGGCATCTGTTGACAATAACACGGCTGGCAACGGTGCGCCAGTGATTGCCAACAATGATGCACTGCATCATCATGAACTGCACccgcagcagttgcaacagcagcagttgggcAATGTCAGTGCGGCCGCGAATATTGTGCGGCGCAATGTCGCTGCAG GAACCAATATCACCTACATTGATGCCGGTAACAACAGCACTTCGGCACCAGCAACTACTCTGATTGAAGCTGGCAATAACTTTATGGTAACAACCAgcacaacatcgacaacagcTGCTGGCAGCATTGCTGGCAATCAGGTACAAATACAGCAGACaactcaacaacagcagcatccattattgcaaatgcaacaaagcGGAGAGAACACGCCACCAGGCAACGAggcaacaaccaacaacagctgcgCATGTGCACTAAACGCGATGGTCATTTGTCAGCAATGTGGTGCATTCTGCCACGACGACTGCATCAATGCAGCGAAACTGTGCGTTGCCTGTGTGATTAGATGA
- the LOC117570725 gene encoding polycomb protein Asx isoform X2, translating to MKTITPDTSTSAAPQEQQQQQQMPTQGATIPQQRQHIIPVIMEATAHVNLVDDDDEKDPLALDSAAHQTLPLETPQQQQHQQQQSAMNSTSPNKHTHSLRRHLPRIIMKSMPPEKKAAGNNEDALHNNAALPPTTAVTLTAATAQLAPSPAINAATTSTSASSSSTTSAPPVRGISSRRIQQQQQAKAAAAAAAAAAAATAAAAAAAAASTASPSSKAVTQASTMREVLASIPGFSVKPRRRSNKKLTTAAQIEQFKDGKIDLETPDSILASTNLRALLNKQTFSLLPPLYQHNLIQLLPSVDREASEVVQPPLQQPDEPSTSSGSGSGSVSSHEAIRLSASCLNNEFFARACLEWRERLSEGEFTPENQIKLKTEAEREKNKVDPWKLKHFEPYWGEKNAKRAPNSNPPTCKLKLEPSKQKLETTAADAAVVVTPPPPPSSTQTPTAPPPQPQQQQQEQQLQQATCDNETELKFNISTKCESTTTTTTTSTISIASENTATTGSSEATIATAETTVATINATTETLNKSSNNIISSSSNSSSSNALTEQHRRVLKRPSSSPSRRKRSDLSTIVSELPTTSKESKLIKREVVEMIVPNTTNIDEHATDELDAKLAVTINDQQPLINSTCAKNKATNTETLTTPTPTTASASIPATTSISTSTAVAATLNIIPTTIPVTTSHFAGYSPDVELVEDTKATPNVALPTATTASTSTTTRNHDFVFADTIDHATATIIKLDDPCDKQIEDSPTMPMTMASNSLSTTTSSSSLASSNCTSSSISSSLSSSCSSSNSSTTAATTTTLAAPISLATAAETTLADMQAMLSSVATLQQQQEQQQQSTPAVELNSSEMFQHVQHDWNFGGIKLMTSAPLNSDASTIDELHGAEQHLNDEAIHMMDVVNEAEDDDIVECHNLLDNNVTEAVAEEVDEDDDNVDEDDDIVECIDAEPQDQDEVMSAMVDHVIEDSEGDTVRDIVDKLQQHHQQQQEQQQQQQHQLHSQIQDVVQLAQHSFIPQAHNVDYSNEITHELLCDAVPMSAAEMEVSSTVITNSSNSNDSSNNLSLCSSSSSSIAINQLPQQATAPAAAPPQQQQQQQRQILVDSNGQIIGNFLLQQQQQQQRQQQQLQQQQLLQQFTLQAAAQQHQQQQQQQQQQQHQQVQQQQATSSNALHKTHQTLPITLRKPFEINSNGAQQFLAPNLLAQQQQQQQLEQQQQAQQKQQQLQQFALQQAQLHQRQLLAQVANNNLLQQQQLQQQQQQQQQSYQQQPQQSVVPPKFIAKPLNIISMTRPANASPNTAATPAVVATPTAANNQQIPSSYANVVTAVQQQPATAQQQQQLNHNSNLQQQQQQSVQIPVSAVNNVLTMKAMPPSGVPTTIAQQRLQPKMPTGKGRKATTNRLPPGAVNLERSYQICQAVIQNSPNRENLKAQLRPPAAILSQQQATTTVSSTSSNTPLNVSTVAATPMSNLSTVSSNVIATAAAAAAPQNLKQEELLGGAATVAAAPALPSGMPPNVMGVGRPGVYKVIGPRMGGFPRKKYVQRKPSPTTVIRHMMTAAPGATSNAAQQLQLATGQQVAQQAPPTTPEQLLHQNGTGQYVLVHRANVGAADNQAPRASSAPPMHQNQFVTVQNPLHNLNGLTMGGRGRPASVDNNTAGNGAPVIANNDALHHHELHPQQLQQQQLGNVSAAANIVRRNVAAGTNITYIDAGNNSTSAPATTLIEAGNNFMVTTSTTSTTAAGSIAGNQVQIQQTTQQQQHPLLQMQQSGENTPPGNEATTNNSCACALNAMVICQQCGAFCHDDCINAAKLCVACVIR from the exons atgaaaaccaTAACGCCGGATACATCCACATCAGCAGCGCcacaagaacagcagcagcaacaacaaatgcccACTCAAGGCGCCACCATTccacaacagcgacagcataTTATACCTGTGATTATGGAAGCAACGGCGCACGTGAATCTCGtagacgatgacgatgaaaAGGATCCATTAGCTTTGGACAGCGCAGCGCATCAAACGCTGCCATTAGAGAcgccccagcagcagcaacatcaacagcagcagtccgCGATGAATTCAACGTCACCcaacaagcacacacatagtCTGAG GCGCCACCTGCCACGCATCATAATGAAATCCATGCCACCTGAGAAAAAGGCAGCAGGCAATAACGAAGATGCATTGCATAACAACGCTGCGTTaccgccaacaacagcagtaacgttaactgcagcaacagcgcaACTGGCGCCATCACCTGCCATCAACGCTGCCACTACATCCACCTCCGCCTCGTCCTCATCCACGACATCTGCACCACCTGTGCGTGGCATCAGCAGTCGTCGcatccaacagcagcagcaagctaAAGCGgctgcagcggcggcggcagcagcagcagcggcaacagcagccgcagcagcggcagcagcagcatcaacagcttCACCGAGTTCTAAGGCTGTTACCCAAGCGTCGACAATGCGTGAGGTACTGGCCTCGATACCGGGATTCAGTGTTAAGCCGCGTCGTCGCAGCAACAAGAAGCTTACAACTGCGGCGCAAATTGAGCAGTTTAAGGATGGCAAAATCGATTTGGAAACGCCAGACTCCATATTGGCATCCACAAACCTGCGCGCGTTGCTAAATAAGCAAACATTCTCATTATTGCCGCCACTGTACCAGCACAATCTTATTCAACTGTTGCCGAGCGTGGATCGCGAAGCCAGCGAGGTTGTGCAGCCACCGCTTCAGCAGCCGGACGAGCCGAGTACAAGCAGTGGGAGTGGCAGTGGTAGTGTCAGCTCCCATGAAGCCATACGATTAAGCGCCTCCTGCCTAAATAACGAGTTCTTTGCACGCGCCTGCTTAGAGTGGCGAGAACGTCTTAGCGAAGGCGAATTCACGCCAGAGAATCAAATAAAGCTGAAAACGGAAGCGGAACGGGAAAAGAACAAAGTCGATCCCTGGAAATTGAAGCACTTTGAGCCCTATTGGGGTGAGAAAAATGCGAAACGTGCACCGAATTCCAACCCGCCCACCTGTAAGCTTAAGCTCGAGCCCTCAAAGCAGAAGCTGgagacaacagcagctgatgcAGCTGTAGTAGTAacgccaccaccaccaccatcatcaACACAAACACCAACAGCACCACCtccacagccacaacagcagcagcaagaacaacaactacaacaagcaACATGTGATAATGAGactgaattgaaatttaatatt AGCACAAAGTGCGAATCCACAACCACGACAaccacaacatcaacaatatcCATAGCCAGTGAGAATACTGCAACTACTGGCAGTAGCgaagcaacaatagcaacagcagaaacaacagTGGCAACTATTaatgcaacaacagaaacattaaataaaagtagcaacaacatcattagcagcagtagcaacagcagcagcagcaacgcttTAACGGAGCAACATCGGCGCGTTCTGAAACGCCCGTCGAGCAGTCCATCACGACGCAAACGCAGCGATCTATCGACAATCGTCAGTGAGTTGCCAACAACGTCAAAAGAAAGCAAGCTAATAAAACGAGAGGTTGTGGAGATGATTGTTCctaatacaacaaatattgatGAGCATGCGACCGACGAGTTGGATGCAAAATTAGCAGTAACAATAAACGACCAGCAGCCACTTATAAACAGTACCTGTGCTAAAAACAAGGCAACAAATACGGAGACATTAACAacgccaacaccaacaacagcatctGCATCAataccagcaacaacatcaatatccacatcaacagcagtagcagcaacattAAACATTATACCTACAACAATTCCTGTGACTACCAGTCACTTTGCAGGCTACTCGCCGGATGTGGAACTTGTTGAAG ACACCAAAGCAACGCCTAATGTGGCGctaccaacagcaacaactgcgtCGACATCGACAACCACAAGAAACCATGACTTTGTATTTGCAGATACAATCGATCACG cgacagcaacaatcaTTAAACTGGACGATCCTTGTGATAAGCAGATTGAGGATTCACCAACAATGCCCATGACAATGGCCAGTAATTCGCTATCGACAACAACGTCATCGAGTTCGTTGGCGTCCAGCAATTGCACATCGTCATCGATATCATCTTCGTTATCATCGTCCTGTTCCAGCAGCAACTCCTCGACAACGGCTGCCACAACAACGACTTTGGCAGCCCCAATATCGCTAGCAACAGCTGCTGAAACAACGCTTGCTGATATGCAAGCAATGCTCAGCTCAGTGGCCACacttcaacagcaacaggagcaacagcaacaatcaaCGCCCGCCGTGGAATTAAATTCTAGTGAAATGTTTCAGCATGTTCAGCACGATTGGAACTTTGGTGGCATTAAATTGATGACATCGGCGCCATTAAATAGTGACGCATCAACAATCGACGAATTGCATGGAGCAGAGCAACATTTAAATGACGAGGCTATCCACATGATGGATGTGGTAAATGAAGCAGAGGATGATGACATTGTGGAATGTCACAATCTGCTGGACAATAATGTCACCGAGGCAGTGGCCGAAGAGGTTGACGAAGACGATGATAATGTCGATGAGGATGACGATATTGTTGAATGCATTGACGCTGAGCCACAAGACCAGGATGAAGTGATGAGTGCAATGGTTGATCACGTTATCGAGGACAGCGAGGGCGACACTGTGCGTGATATTGTTGACAAATtacagcagcatcatcaacagcagcaggaacaacagcagcagcaacaacatcaattgCATTCGCAAATTCAGGATGTGGTGCAATTAGCGCAACATTCGTTTATACCACAAGCTCATAACGTCGACTATTCAAATGAG ATTACGCACGAACTGCTGTGTGATGCAGTGCCCATGTCGGCAGCCGAAATGGAAGTATCCAGCACGGTTATTACgaacagcagtaacagcaacgacagcagcaataatTTGAGTTTAtgcagcagtagcagtagTAGTATTGCGATTAATCAGCTACCGCAACAAGCAACTGCACCTGCTGCAGCGCcccctcagcagcagcaacagcagcagcgtcagaTTCTGGTTGATTCCAATGGTCAGATTATTGGGAATTTCcttttgcaacaacaacagcagcaacagcgccagcagcagcaactgcagcagcagcaattatTACAACAGTTCACCTTGCAAGCAGCTGCacaacagcaccaacagcagcaacaacagcagcagcaacaacaacatcaacaggtgcaacagcagcaagccaCTAGCAGCAATGCGTTACATAAAACACATCAAACGTTGCCCATAACGTTGCGCAAGCCTTTTGAGATTAACAGCAATGGGGCTCAGCAGTTTTTGGCACCTAATCTTCtcgcacagcagcagcaacaacagcaactcgaacagcaacagcaagcacagcaaaagcagcaacaactacaacaatttgCTTTGCAACAGGCTCAATTGCATCAAAGACAATTGCTAGCGCAGGTAGCTAACAACAAtctgctgcaacaacagcaactgcagcaacaacaacagcagcagcaacaaagctATCAACAACAGCCGCAACAAAGCGTTGTGCCGCCCAAGTTCATAGCTAAGCCCCTGAACATTATATCGATGACACGACCAGCCAATGCATCGCCCAACACCGCTGCAACGCCTGCTGTTGtcgcaacaccaacagcagcaaataacCAACAGATTCCGTCCAGCTATGCCAATGTTGTTACGGCAGttcagcagcaaccagcaacagctcaacagcagcagcagcttaatCACAACAGTaatttgcaacagcaacaacagcagtctGTGCAGATACCCGTCTCAGCAGTTAACAATGTGCTGACAATGAAAGCAATGCCGCCATCAGGTGTACCGACAACTATAGCCCAGCAACGATTGCAGCCTAAAATGCCCACGGGCAAGGGACGCAAGGCGACCACCAATAGATTGCCACCGGGTGCTGTTAATCTAGAGCGAAGCTATCAAATATGTCAGGCTGTAATACAGAACAGTCCAAATCGCGAGAACCTCAAAGCCCAACTGCGTCCGCCGGCAGCTATTCTCAgccagcagcaggcaacaacaactgtcagCAGCACTAGCAGCAATACGCCATTGAATGTATCtactgtggctgccacaccGATGAGCAATCTCAGCACGGTTAGCAGCAATGTGatagcaacagctgctgccgccgcagcCCCACAGAATTTGAAGCAGGAGGAACTGCTTGGCGGGGCGGCCACCGTTGCTGCAGCGCCAGCCCTGCCCTCCGGTATGCCACCTAATGTAATGGGTGTGGGGAGACCAGGTGTCTACAAg GTAATCGGACCTCGCATGGGAGGCTTTCCGCGTAAGAAGTATGTGCAGAGAAAGCCATCACCCACAACAGTTATACGACATATGATGACAGCGGCGCCTGGTGCCACCAGCAATGCtgcacagcagctgcagttggcAACTGGGCAACAGGTGGCACAGCAGGCGCCGCCAACGACACCGGAACAGCTCCTGCATCAGAATGGAACTGGGCAGTACGTGTTGGTTCATCGCGCCAATGTGGGTGCAGCTGACAATCAAGCGCCACGTGCTTCGAGCGCCCCACCTATGCATCAAAATCAG TTTGTCACCGTGCAGAATCCGTTGCACAATCTGAACGGATTAACAATGGGCGGACGCGGGCGTCCGGCATCTGTTGACAATAACACGGCTGGCAACGGTGCGCCAGTGATTGCCAACAATGATGCACTGCATCATCATGAACTGCACccgcagcagttgcaacagcagcagttgggcAATGTCAGTGCGGCCGCGAATATTGTGCGGCGCAATGTCGCTGCAG GAACCAATATCACCTACATTGATGCCGGTAACAACAGCACTTCGGCACCAGCAACTACTCTGATTGAAGCTGGCAATAACTTTATGGTAACAACCAgcacaacatcgacaacagcTGCTGGCAGCATTGCTGGCAATCAGGTACAAATACAGCAGACaactcaacaacagcagcatccattattgcaaatgcaacaaagcGGAGAGAACACGCCACCAGGCAACGAggcaacaaccaacaacagctgcgCATGTGCACTAAACGCGATGGTCATTTGTCAGCAATGTGGTGCATTCTGCCACGACGACTGCATCAATGCAGCGAAACTGTGCGTTGCCTGTGTGATTAGATGA